The DNA region TCTTCCGGCAGAGGCCGGAGACCCACCTATGGTGTTAGGCCTGGCAGACTTTAACTGTCTGTCTCAGTGAGGCAGTTGGCAGAGTTAGTAGAGAGTCTGAATGACAGGAttagccaacacacacacacaagcaggcaCCCacgggagcacacacacacacacacacacacacacacacacacacacacacacacacacacacacacacacacacacacacactactcatcCCCAGCCCTGCCCTGCTAGTACACTGACCCATAATCTAAATAGGGGTGTAGATGTTGCTATTCCAGTCCCTGGTCACTTCTAGAAGTCTCCTGACTGAGCCACTTCACTTGTAAGTGTATACAAACAGAGGAGCAAGACTGCACTACTGTTGCCAAGTCTGAATTACAACTGAGCTGAGCTTCAATCTGCATAACAAATAAACCCCTCTAAATTGGCCCATTGTTGCTTTCTTTGCTATATGGAAATATTCATAGTTAAAGACTAGTTCATATTACAGTATGTGTTTCTTGCATTGAAAAATTGGTGTACTAAAGTACACAGGAAATAGAGCTGTAGTAGACAGGAAATAAACTTAGAATGTTGGCCGACGGGGATGTCTGTCCATCTGGGTGTTTTCTTTGTAGGGGGATGAAGATTAAGCAGATTGTGAGTGGGGATTGTATCCCCTGACCCCTGTCCTATCTTCAGTGAGAGTTGCATTGGAACACACACAGGATTAGGATTGGCGGATATAGGATGACTCATGATTACTCTGTGATGAACTGAGAGGCACTCAGGAAGAAGGCCAATTACAAGTTAGTAGTTAATCCAGAGTGTCATCAGCCAAATCTTCAGTCAACTGCCAAGGTGGATAGAGCGTCAGTATGGCACGGTATTTGTCTAATATAGACACAGTGATGATGACTACCAATCAAGGGGTCAGTGGCAGTGCAAATGGTCCTGTGTGGCttagtcggtagagcatggcgcttgcaacgccaagggttAAGGGGTTCGACTCCCGCTGGGGCTACCCATGTATGCGCGCATGACTGTGAATCTCTTcggataaaagagtctgctaaatggcatattattattatatatcaaGTGTGAAGACTCCTTCAAGTTGGCCCACAGTTATCTCATCACATGGACATCTTGTAAGATGTTGTGCGTGTTTctctgcccaggcgttgctgacgcatgccagatcttacaacgcctgtaTAAGGTATTTCACGTATCAGCTAATCACATTATAGtttatagcaatctggtgcccgacTGCACAGTCGATGATGTGGAACGTGATGCATGCAATGTCTGAGCAGGGGAAAGCGACCAGTCGGCGTTGATAGGTCAAATActtatccaggcgttgtaagatctggcatgcgtcagcaacgCATGGGCGGAGGCATGCATCGTTATCTGATTGGCTGTCACAAGCCTACTGAGATGGGTTGTAAGAGCAATGGGTGTTCTGTATGTGGGTATGCCAAGCATTCAAGTGCTGTAGTCACGACTTCTTTACCAAATAAAGTGTTTAGTTACTTCCCTCTAGTGGTGAATACCATAACATTATTATCATTATGAAATCTAACTCTCATCTAACTCCTATCATATAGTGAATGGACCAATTCCAGATATCTATTTTCTTTAGAGGGAAATGTTCTGGGAGTTGCTGCTAGCAAATTACCTCACCAAATAGAGTTAATTACTTTGGAGAATAGATCGTCCGTAACCTTCCTCAACCTTTTCACCACTCAATTCCAGTGAAATGCACTACTTATCTGTACAAACGCTGGCGATGGGACTTGATGATAACCTGTCGAGCACATCAAATATGTTAATAGATGCAATGTAATTAGTAGAGGTTGATGAGGAGTGGTGTCCCTGAACACAGAATGGATCAAGAGGaaaatgaagtgtgtgtgttgaAGGAAACTTTACATTTCCTTCTCATAAAAGCAGTGTTCCCTGCAGGCTGTTACTTTCTCTCCTCACCCATACCATGAccagtgtgttttttttttatctgatgGGATGTGCATGAGTCTTTTTAATCTGATGGGTTGTACATGATGTCTGAAACTGATAACCGTTTTGTGTGTgtcttgaaacttgaaacttgtcTTCTATGTGCAGCATGGGTGCCACCTTGTGGCAAAGAGTCCAACATTACATTTCTGGATATCTTTTAAAATGGCAAGCTAAGGGGACCAGTAGAATAACTGGTTAGCCTAAAGTCCCACTCTAATAAATGACTTACAAGCAATATATATCCCAGTTGAAGTAGAAATCCACCAATTGGAGAAGGGGGGAgaatggaagagaaggagagagatggagagagaaggagagaggagagagaaggagagatgacagAAAATGGGGAGATAAGGGAAGAGAataagaaagaaggagagagaaagcgagagaagaggagagaatggtagagaaagggagggaaggagagagaaggagagagatggagagagatgagaacATACTGTATGTCCTCAGATGATCAAACCTCAGTGTTGTTTTCTTAGTTTTACCCCTGGTTACTCCCCCAGTCATTGTCCAGACCACTGGAGCTCCTTGCACTCTGCCAGGGATGAGTCAGCCACTTGGCAAACCTTTTCAATTTAGTGAGAGGATCTGACCTGTAGCCATGGTTACAGCAAAACACAGGGAGACCACATTATCTCACACTACAAAAGGTGACATGTCTCTTTTGGAGAGTTACAGCGAGATAAAAAAATGTCTTCAACATTTTAAAGGGGGATATTTAACTTGTAAGATGTCAAATACAATTTCAAAAAAGGTAGAATCCTGAACTAGAATTTGCTATATCcattttggacttataaattaatgatatacccattgattcttgaagaatataacgtataaatgcctcatgagcttagttcaactgtcgtaccccatcagatcccaaaatatGAGCTTGTTTTTTACtataatgtttgtaaacaatttaaaagtaaacaaacactttatagcctcaaaacatggttaaaacaatgatatcatggatggtcagtccttgcatccaaagCTCTGTCTCTGAATTTCagagtgattacatttctccaggcccatccctcagctttttaccaaaatagAGGCGGGTTGGGCACTttcttattgtttcaattaaggactcTTGCTTTAAGCCACAATTATAACAAATCTGTCTACCAACATCTCCAAGCCATATAATCCCGTTTTTGGGTTGGGTTAACACCAGTATCAATGGCAATATTAAAGACACTGATGGATAGCTAGCTGATGTGGCCAAGGCGTGACAGTCACACTCACATCCCGGTAATACAACTCCTGCCCTGAGATGACTAGTCAATGGGAGCACGTGATTGGTTGCTTGGCTGGTCTTTACAGAGCCCTGTCTGTTGTGTCTTCACTACTGTCCCAGCATCCCCCACCACTGTGGCTCATTATATGCATCCCTTAAAGATGGGAAGTCACAAGTCCACCAGACCCATCAGAGCCATCagacacaatacaaacacaatgCTTTATTCTCTTCATCTTGCACTGTATGAACCCTTTTACTTGATACGTGATACACCATAACACCGATTTGTTTGTTCTCAAACCATCATCATTGatcggagagagagaaagagagagagagagagagagagagagagagagagagagagagagagagagagagagagagagagagagagagagagagagagagagagagagagagagagagagagagagagagagagagagagagagagagagaggaattgaTTTATTCTCAGCTCGGAGTCCCGTCGTTAACTCTTTCACCTTCTTTCACCCCCCAACAGTCCTGTCAGGACATTGGATAGAGTGTATGTGATATGATCAGATGATTGTTTGGGATTGGTGGATCTTTCTCTGAGCTCAGCTGAAATCATCTAGAAAAACTCAAGCTCAACCTCCTACCAATAATATTTTCCAGAGTGTAGTTTGTTTTATGCTTCATGAGTTATAGAGAGAAGGGGTATGGAAAATGATAGATTATGGATTTGACTGGATCTGTTTATATAGTCATCTGACTACAACGCTGATTTCTTCACACAAGAACAACTGTTTTCACTGGACAATGGTCAACTGTTGTCCGAAGTATGTGAAATATATTTCGGAAGAGACAAAGAAACATTTATCATGCAGTAAAAAGCACTTTCTCCCAACTGCTGCCTGCGCAGAATGCAAAACAGATGCTGGCCAGAGAGTTGAGGGAGTTCGTGGGAGGGTGAAGTCAGTAGAACAGGAATTCAATGTATTCTGGAACTTGATCACTTTTTTTCAACCTCTTTTTAATTAAACAGTAAGGGATCATGTTGCTACTGTAGGTTAAGCTTTTTGTAGCTTATGCATACCTAGACTTTAGCCACCTCAAATTTGGAAGTCTTAGCTCAATAGTTCAAGTAAATAAACTAATTCTGAGCCCTCTCCATTTCTGTTCTAGTTAACTGTAACACTTATCATTCCTACAGTTCAGGCATCTATTCATAATGGTGAAACATCAAAACATATTTAACTTTTGTAACATGAGTTTGACATGGATGGCTGTGCCTACTTAGTAGTCTGGGGGTGCAGAGGGCACACGTCTGGCGAACTCGACAAGTGAAAAGAAATGTGTTCATTAACATGCACAACCATCCATTTCCTCTGAAACAGGCCATTGTCTCGGACAAAATGCTGGTAGGGGATTGTGGCAACCAGAAGGTCCAAAGTCTGAGAGATCAATACAAATGGCCATGCATAGAAAATCCTCTTTACAGTTACAGGTAAAGTGGTTTAAGGGTGGAGGTTACGAAGACGTATAGGGGGAGAGGGTAAAagtcttgtttgtttgttttgcctAATTCGGTTGGCAATACTTTAAAGGGGGTATAGAGTTCGTAACTGTAAATTGTCCAACCTTTTTAAGGACAAAATAAAAATCTATTGGCTGTACAATCATGTGAACATTAGATAGCCTATTATGATATAATGCAATCTAGTGATATCCCTTTCTTAGACATCAGCTGTAAACCTGGAAGCCCAAATCCACAAATTCAGCTCAGTCATACTGTCATTCAAAACAATGGGATTCAAACAATACTGTAAATTGACCATTATAACATGGTAAAAGACTGGCATAGCCATCAATGGTGAATTCTGTGTGAGAatacagtggagtgagagggtgAAACAGAGCCTATTGGTCAGTGTGCTGGACTGGCAGGGTGGTTGACCAGAGGCACTAGGCCCTCCCCACACCAACTATAAAATACTCTTTGTCCCTCCACAGCCACTACTCACTCTCATCTGCAAATAACCTTTGTTCCAGTCCGAGACACTCTGGTAAGTCAAGATGTTCTACTGTATCTGCTGTTTCTTATTGCGTTGATCTTAAACTGGAGGTATTCGTTCATAGACTTTGATTTGGGGATTTGTACAGTGTAATGACAGgcttaaaaacattttttaatttGTATGAGTATCTTGATTACTCCCCGCAAATCACTGTGCTGCGGTTTTTTTTGAGAGAGAGGTCTGAGAGATAGAATGTCATCATCCGATGTATTGTAGCTACTTGCCTGcttacaggtgtaggatcttaatgttTTATAACCCTGTTGCAggttcctgcaatgcaggaaatttaaaacttgtagtgtatttgaggtttaaaaatacTTCTGAAGTTTgttatttccactttgaaatttcagacttgattttcccttatgagaAATGTATCaagccctacaaaaatgtccattaattataatccacataataattcacatttcctgttgctgcaggattatttttcctgctgtagcaacctggctcaaattaagatcctacatctgtacatgttGTTTATGTCACATACTAGGCCTACAGATTAAATGTTTTTAGCTATGCTTTGTAGATCACATTACAAACCACAATGACTGATCTGGAGAATTCACTGGCCACCATCATGGAGGTGTTCCATAAGTACGCAGAGAAAGAAGGGGACAAGCACAAACTGAAGAAAAGTGAACTAAAAGACTTGATCAATGAGGAACTACCAGCCCTTACAGGGGTAAGTATATCACTATCATATTTCACTACAATATTTCATACTTTATTGTTTCAACTGAAAATTCAGTTTGAATCCAGGCTATGGTTACAGCGTAATGTACATTTATCAATAAGTCATGAATAATTCTACAGACTTTGGGGTTGCACTAATGTTgcactaagctcatgaggcatttaaacATTATTATTCTAGAATCAATGGGTGAAATAACCATAAACCAGCCGTAAATATTGCAGAATGCACCTTTAGTCAATCAAATATGACCATATCTATCTCCTGTTTTTGCCCTCAGCAAGTGAAGGACCAGGCCACTATGGACAGTTTGATGGAGAGCCTGGACACGGACGGAGACTCGGAATTGGACTTCCAAGAGTTCATGACATTTATCACCATGGTAACTGTCTGTTGCCATGATTTCTGCGAGCACCATGAGGACGAGTAGCTAGGTAACAGttaaacaacagagagagagagaaagccagtAAATTATAAAGTAGGAACTTTAGTTTGATAAAGAACTGAAATGTCAATGCAAACTTTGTATTTTTCCTGTTGGTCCCATTTAGTTTCAATAGGTTTCTTATACCCTGTTTGTCTACAAAGGGTTAACGCACTTTGCTTCATTGCCAGTGTTTTGTCAGAGTTGACAAAGCCAAATTGGTTTAGTCCTGAAACTTCATAGAATAGTTTTTGCCAACAAAGCATAGAGCACTTTTCTTGTTATACTGTAAAGCTAAGAACCAATGTAATAGATTCATGCATTACTGCGGCTCTAAATTGGTTAAATTGTTATCACTAACAATGCATGTATAATCAGCTACCCCACTAATTGGACATGGTTTGGCAAGTAAAACAAGTATTCTCCAGTTTGACTTTGACAAAAAAAATTTTTGTTGAATTCCAGACAATATGTTGAATTGAATTCTGTTTTTATGGAAGTGGTTTTCAAATTGAACTGTGCTTTGTGAGATGCTATTAAAAGTATAACATAGATAATCAATAAAGATGATCAAATTAATACAAGGACATACTCTTCACCAGTTACACCATGTCCTTTTTACTTGAGATTCATACAATTCATATTTCTGTCTCCTGTAGAAAAGTTGTGATGTGTACCCCTAGGTGGCAGTGTTGCTACATGACAAAAGCATTGGCGCCGACTGGATGTAGGTACTGCGTAAAAGATATTGAATCAGTGACACAGAGAATGTATAAATCTACCTGATGCATCTTCAGTAAACATCTCTATACTATCATAACTACATGCCGTATGTGCTACCTCTTGTTGTCTGTTGCCAATTCTGTGTTTTAACTGTATTGGGAATGAAGAGAGTGAAAGCAATAAATGGAGTGGTCTACTGAGCCAATGGCAACACTCTCCTGGGAGGCCATGTTCTCAGAAAGTATATACACAAGGGCTGACACAAGATTAGATTTTTCTCTTAGAAATCTTTCAGAAACGATCTCTCAGAGGACAACAGAGGAGGGCAGGAggcacaaagtacgtgaggatAGCTGGGGGGTGGTTCGCCGGGGTGCTAGCCCCCCCGTCCGTAAGTTGGAGAATttcacatttttcaaacacctgaaacaacCTTTTcatgcaatctagagccataatcatgaTGCTTGATTCTATGTAAAaatagtacagtgccttgcaaaagtattcatccccctcggtgtttttcctattttgttgcattacaacctgtaatttaaatggatttttatttggatttcatgtaatggacatacaaaatagtccaaattggtgaagtgaaatgaaaaaaataacttgtttcaaaaaattatacaatataaatcacggaaaagtggtgcgtgcatatgtattcaccccctttgctatgaagcccctaaataagatctggtgcaaccaattaccttcagaagtcacataattagttaaataaagtccacctgtgtgcaatctaagtgtcacatgatctgtcacatgatctcagtatatatacacctgttctgaaaggccccagagtctgcaacaccactaagcaaggggcaccaccaagccatgaagaccaaggagctcgccaaacaggtcagggacaaagttgtggagaagtacagatcaggatcgggttataaaaaaatatcagaaactttgaacatcccacggagcaccattaaatacattattaagaaatgcaccacaacaaacctgccaagagagggctgcccaccaaaactcacggaccaggcaaggagagcattaatcagagaggcaacaaagagaccaaagataaccctgaaggtattgactttgggggggtgaatagttatgcacgctcaagttttctgtttttttgtcttatttcttgtttgtttcacaataaaaaatattttgcatcttcaaagtggtaggcatgttgtgtaaatcaaatgatacaaaccccccaaaaatctatttttattccaggttgtaaggcaacaaaataagaaattccaaggggggtgaatactttcgcaagccactgcatgtgtttatttttctgcatatctaagcatacctcttgagctgtctgtatccctCTAAATGGTGGTTCTTTTTTAAAAGAAACAAAATATGCTTTTCTGCATCTCTGCTCAAATCTgagtaaaagattgaaaggaatgtaagtcttattcagtacatttagttattgcttgcttttctaaagtctaccaaccttgccagctaagatagttaaactagctagctactctgACTTGAGAGCCTGAAAttgcttcttggtagctagttatgaggttggtaAGATTGGGAACCTATGGCATCGCTGGGTACTGTATACTTATTTTGGATATAAAAAGTATTTATGCAAGCAGGACACAAAAGCCTCATTTCAACACAGGCTGCTGCATCTGGTACTGAACATAATATAATGGTATAGAGAGCTGCCTCAGCCCCAGTGTGAGACCAGGAAATACAGTGGATGGGCAGCGCGCCAAAACTCTGAGGGAACATTGTGAGTCTGCAA from Coregonus clupeaformis isolate EN_2021a unplaced genomic scaffold, ASM2061545v1 scaf0351, whole genome shotgun sequence includes:
- the s100b gene encoding protein S100-B, producing MTDLENSLATIMEVFHKYAEKEGDKHKLKKSELKDLINEELPALTGQVKDQATMDSLMESLDTDGDSELDFQEFMTFITMVTVCCHDFCEHHEDE